Sequence from the Amaranthus tricolor cultivar Red isolate AtriRed21 chromosome 1, ASM2621246v1, whole genome shotgun sequence genome:
AAAATATACTCTCAATTATTGTTGATTGACTTAAAATACCCTCAACTATCATTTAACCCTGTATACTCTCAAGTATTGGGATATTTAACCTTGTATACCCCAATTATTGCTAATTGActcaaaatacccaaaaaaaaCAACCGGTTGAAAATAATGTGCATAGTGTTTAAGGTTAAATATCCCAATACTTCAGGGTATATAGAGTTCAATGATAATTTAGGGTATTTTGAGTCAATCAACAATAGTTGAcagtattttttataaattttcctTATATTCTATGAATAGTTGTATGTTAAGGACTTCATAGTTTCTGTTTGGTTGTAGCTTTGTGCATGGGGATGTAAAGCCAGAAAATTTTCTTCTTGGTCAACCCGGAACTGCTGATGAAAAGAAGTTATATCTCATAGATCTTGGTTTAggtatgttaattaaattttttaaatggttGCCATGTTCTTGAGGAGAGAGTTTTGTTAACCTTGTGATCAACTCTTTACGTTTCAGCATCAAGATGGAAAGATGTATCATCTGGTCACCATGTTGATTATGATCAGAGGCCTGACGTGTTTAGGTTTGTCACGTGCATTATTGTTGCTCGAAATTggatttttttctttcatacGACTAACAATTTTGTCCGTTTACAGGGGAACGATAAGATATGCAAGTGTCCATGCACACTTGGGTCGAACAGGCAGTAGGAGGGACGATCTCGAGTCATTGGCATATACTTTGATCTTCTTGATTAAAGGGCGGTTACCCTGGCAGGGTTATCAAGTGAGTTTTTGCTTATAATCTCGGTGTAGGATAGGACCCTGGGTGGCCTATTGCTTTCTCGTGTGTAACAAGAGTTTTCTTTGAGCAGGGCGATAACAAGAGTTTTCTCGTGTGTAAGAAAAAGATGGGCACTTCTCCTGAGTTGATGTGCTGCTTTTGCCCTGCCCCATTCAAACAGTTCCTTGAAGCTGTGACTGTCATGAAATTTGACGAGGAGCCGAATTATGCAAAACTTATATCATATTTTGAATGTCTGATTGAACCTTGTGCGCCACTTAGGCCTATTAAAATTGACGGAGCTCTGAAGGTTGGTAATTTGGTTATGTTATTAAATATCTTCTATTTTAGGTTTcttaatgaaaaattttaagtaGTTCTACTATGAACTCTTAGGTGGGCCAAAAACGGGGACGACTGGCTCTTAATTTGGAAGAAGACGAGCAGCCAAAGAAGAAAATACGGTTAGGTAGTCCGGCAACCCAGTGGATTTCAGTTTATAATGCTCGCCGTCCAATGAAGCAGaggtaaatttgatttttttaatagcAGTTACGATGGTCATATGTCATTACTTTCCATCCCTAATTTGGTATATCTTGACATTAATTGTTAATATTGAAATGTTCAAGAAGGACATTTAGTAGGATGCTACTTATATAAATTACAAGGGCTTCGACATTCATgtcaacatttttttttctacatcACATACATTGTTTGCTGTATCTTGATAATAATATCATCATATTATATTTTCCCCGTTTCTCTTTATTgtaaaacttttcttttctcCACGTTACTCTTTAACAAATCTTTTTCGGCCCTTTTTATTTCTCTCTTTTCATCTAGTTTTCGTTGAAGGAGACTCAGTAATTAGTATTTACCTATAGTAGATATCATAAATATATGCACTaaacaaaatgtaaaatatttGAGGGATTTGAATGTAGTCTGGTTCAATGGAGAGGCACAACCGATCGACAGAATTTGAGTTATTCTGATTGTGAATTAAAGTTGTAATTTAGgtcttacaatttttttttgatgtaaTCCTATATTTCTCCTCTTATATTTTTGAAGACATCAAGTCTAATATTTACTCGGGTTTCCAACACATGTAACCACAGAATTTCGGCTACTATAACATTTGTACACTAAATTCGCCCgtgttattttttgtttatggtTGGCGGGTGGAGCATTGGttatgaatttttcttttacattttAGGAAAATGAACTGGTATCGGTAATCAAGTGTATGCTTTTACTTtaaaatctttatttatttaaagtgTGCCGTGTTAAATTGATAGGTCTCGTATTTTATGCAGTTCGGTTCATGGTGTACCATGTGGGCATAACCCTTTTGCGAACTGATATTAAACTTGTGAATTTGCAGATATCATTACAATGTAGCTGACGCTAGGCTTAAGCAACACATCGACAAGGGAAATGAAGATGGGTTATACATCAGTTGTGTGGCTTCATCAACCAACCTTTGGGCCCTGATTATGGACGCGGGAACTGGTTTCAATTGTCAAGTGTGGGAACTCTCGAACGTGTTCTTGCATAAGGTTTGATTCAGTGAAATTTCTTGTAACATAACGATTTCACACCTTTCCAAAATAACTCACTTTCGGCTGTTCGTATTGTATTAGGATTGGATCATGGAACAGTGGGAAAAAAATTTCTATATCAGCTCAATAGCTGGTGCTGCTAACGGGAGTTCCTTGGTCGTTATGTCTAAAGGTAACTTACACCCGTGTTAAAGTGAAAAGTAGCGtttattacttcctccgttctcgTTATATTACAGTTACGCTATTTattgttcaagtttattttatatattgtggctaatgTGGAAGAGAAAATATAGTGAAGtgtgatcttgtttgaatcgtctaatcgcatactttcataatattaactttttataattattgaatGTGTATAATAAagaatcaaaataacacattgaattgcgtaaaaagtcaaatgtaacaagtatagtGGAGCAGAGAAAGTATTAATTTTATGATATAGTACAGATTGCGGTGTTTATTTGTTGTGTTGTATTAATGAGATTCAGGTACTCCTTATACTCAACAATCGTATAAAGTAAGCGACTCATTTCCGTTTAAGTGGATCAATAAAAAATGGAAAGAGGGATTCCACGTGACGTCCATGACAACTGCTGGTAGTCGATGGGGAGTAGTAATGTCGAGAAACGCAGGATTTACCGATCAGGTATATTTAATACCGGCACACTCGAATTTTTCCTTGTTGCTATGTAATTAAATGTGAGTAGCTACTTTCCATTCCATTACTAGGTTGTTGAGCTAGATTTCCTATACCCGAGCGAGGGTATACATAGGAGATGGGAGAGTGGTTACAGAATAACCTCCATGGCTGCGACTCCTGATCAAGCGGCTTTTGTGCTCAGCATTCCTAAGCGTAAAACTATTGATGAAACGCAAGAAACTTTGAGAACCTCTGCTTTTCCTAGTACTCATGTAAAGGTGCCTGCTCTTATACTCTTAAAATTTTCATTGCCTTTGTTTTTTGGttagttctttttttttggatttagaGTATCTAAAACAGTAAAACATAATTCGCTCGTTAGTTCGCCTTTtaaattcgcgattcgctcaaaatggttcaaaaataccctaaaaccgaccataatttgcCTTTTTCGATTCGCGAGGTGATTAGCGAATGCCGAATTACGTGACATTGATCTAAAATTATTATTCGATTGAATCGTGCATATCAATCCAAACGCTTGCACTTCGTTTGGATAACAATTTAAGAGGGACGAGATAGGACAAGGACAAGAAGGAAGGGAACGAAAGTTCCATTTAAAT
This genomic interval carries:
- the LOC130819384 gene encoding casein kinase 1-like protein HD16, whose amino-acid sequence is MPELRSGARRSKRLGDLQQPTPELNDQGENFLPPTQNKTRRRGGGRGRGANAAAGLGKGAQAGVGARQAGRGRGVRVIDLDPEVPGEVVPQVVPVGVAGGAAQNRVEGAADKDIAMEGGSADKLVAAEEDANSTPVPDRVQVGTSPVYKIERKLGKGGFGQVYVGRRMVGGVDRIGPDAIEVAVKFEHRNSKGCNYGPPYEWQVYNSLNGCYGIPWVHFKGRQGEYYILIMDMLGPSLWDVWNSLGQSMSPNMVACIAVEAISILEKLHSKGFVHGDVKPENFLLGQPGTADEKKLYLIDLGLASRWKDVSSGHHVDYDQRPDVFRGTIRYASVHAHLGRTGSRRDDLESLAYTLIFLIKGRLPWQGYQGDNKSFLVCKKKMGTSPELMCCFCPAPFKQFLEAVTVMKFDEEPNYAKLISYFECLIEPCAPLRPIKIDGALKVGQKRGRLALNLEEDEQPKKKIRLGSPATQWISVYNARRPMKQRYHYNVADARLKQHIDKGNEDGLYISCVASSTNLWALIMDAGTGFNCQVWELSNVFLHKDWIMEQWEKNFYISSIAGAANGSSLVVMSKGTPYTQQSYKVSDSFPFKWINKKWKEGFHVTSMTTAGSRWGVVMSRNAGFTDQVVELDFLYPSEGIHRRWESGYRITSMAATPDQAAFVLSIPKRKTIDETQETLRTSAFPSTHVKEKWAKNLYIASICYGRTVC